From the Paludisphaera mucosa genome, one window contains:
- a CDS encoding mandelate racemase/muconate lactonizing enzyme family protein: MKITEIVCQILRIKNVEAKTASSQDSVLVRVRTDEGLEGVGEADSSPEMVKAVIDAPFSHNVACGLRGLLVGENPLEIDRLWQTMYRRTMYCGRRSTTITAMAAIDMALWDLKGKKFGEPIHRLLGGKRHDRFRAYASILFGRDGRQTADIGRRWIDAGYTAVKFGWEPMGQSEAVDRDLVAGARKGLGDEAELLVDAGCVWDARTALDRAKAFEQQRIGWLEEPLHPDDYEGYRWLRDRSPVPIASGEEECGRQSFRPYIDGRCLDVYQVDLSRNGFTDSAYIRQRVEEIGARLCNHCYTSPVTVAASLHWLSTCRDAFLFEDCVEDSPLRHELTHEKIQAVDGWITVPDRPGLGVTIDEDFVRSTLVSESK; encoded by the coding sequence ATGAAGATCACCGAGATCGTCTGCCAGATCCTCCGCATCAAGAACGTCGAGGCCAAGACGGCCAGCAGCCAGGACTCCGTCCTGGTGCGGGTGCGGACCGACGAGGGGTTGGAAGGGGTCGGCGAGGCCGACTCGTCGCCCGAGATGGTCAAGGCCGTGATCGACGCCCCGTTCAGCCACAACGTCGCCTGCGGCCTGCGCGGGCTGCTGGTGGGCGAGAACCCGCTGGAGATCGACCGCCTCTGGCAGACGATGTACCGCCGCACCATGTACTGCGGCCGGCGCTCCACGACCATCACGGCCATGGCGGCGATCGACATGGCGTTGTGGGACCTGAAGGGGAAGAAGTTCGGCGAGCCGATCCACCGGCTCCTCGGCGGCAAGCGCCACGACCGCTTCCGAGCCTACGCCTCGATCCTCTTCGGCCGCGACGGCCGCCAGACGGCCGACATCGGCCGGCGCTGGATCGACGCGGGCTACACGGCCGTGAAGTTCGGCTGGGAGCCGATGGGCCAGAGCGAGGCCGTCGACCGCGACCTGGTCGCCGGCGCGCGCAAGGGGCTGGGCGACGAGGCCGAGCTGCTCGTCGACGCCGGCTGCGTCTGGGACGCCCGCACCGCGCTCGACCGCGCCAAGGCCTTCGAGCAGCAGCGCATCGGCTGGCTCGAAGAGCCGCTCCATCCCGACGACTACGAGGGCTATCGCTGGCTCCGGGACCGTTCGCCCGTCCCCATCGCCTCGGGCGAGGAAGAGTGCGGCCGGCAGTCGTTCCGCCCCTACATCGACGGCCGATGCCTCGACGTCTACCAGGTCGACCTGTCGCGCAACGGCTTCACCGACTCGGCCTACATCCGCCAGCGCGTCGAAGAGATCGGGGCTCGGCTCTGCAACCACTGCTACACCAGCCCCGTGACGGTGGCCGCCAGCCTGCACTGGCTCTCGACCTGCCGCGACGCCTTCCTGTTCGAGGATTGCGTCGAGGACTCGCCGCTTCGCCACGAGCTGACCCACGAGAAGATCCAGGCCGTCGACGGTTGGATCACCGTCCCCGACCGGCCTGGCCTGGGCGTGACGATCGACGAAGATTTCGTCCGGTCGACGCTCGTCAGCGAGTCGAAGTGA
- the treZ gene encoding malto-oligosyltrehalose trehalohydrolase, translating into MPIGAEVMPGGGVSFRVWAPKRSRVSVVLQQGPAWGPDGNDLTVELNAEPDGYFSGLAPKARAGMLYRYRLDDEGSYPDPASRFQPEGPHGPSQIVDPRSFTWGDAKWPGLKMHGQVLYELHIGTFTPEGTWVAAARELDFLKDLGVTCVEVMPVAEFPGQFGWGYDGVDLFAPYHCYGSPDDFRRFVDAAHAVGLGVVLDVVYNHLGPDGAYHRSFSDDYYHTARDKTEWGDSLNFDGENSAPVREFFVENAGYWIEEFHLDGLRLDATQAMIDESPRHVLAAISEHARRKAGRRSIILMAEDDSQETVRIRTPDEGGYGLDAQWNDDFHHSAVVALTGRSEAYYSDFLGTPQELISAVKWGFLFQGQYFAWLKKPRGSLTFGLPSSAFITYLENHDQVSNSARGDRLRTLTSPAQYKAMAALWLLSPGTPMFFQGQEYGAAAPFLYFADHVDDLAAAVHKGRNEFLTQFRSIAHPDLADFLPNPGEEATFLASKLDLSERSRNVELLDFHRDLLTLRRVDPIFRQQRGDLLHGAVIGPEAFVLRYFDPQGGPDCRLVVVNLGRDLFPNPTSEPLVASPRGMRWKIVWYSEHPRYGGCGAPPFESDTHWRIPGRASLVLKPVPIENP; encoded by the coding sequence ATGCCGATCGGGGCGGAGGTCATGCCCGGCGGCGGCGTGTCGTTCCGGGTGTGGGCGCCGAAGCGGTCCCGCGTATCCGTCGTCCTCCAGCAAGGGCCCGCTTGGGGGCCGGACGGGAACGATTTGACCGTCGAGCTGAACGCCGAGCCCGACGGATACTTCTCCGGGCTGGCGCCGAAAGCCCGCGCCGGCATGCTCTATCGTTATCGGCTCGACGACGAGGGGTCCTATCCCGACCCCGCCTCGCGCTTCCAGCCCGAAGGGCCCCACGGCCCCTCGCAGATCGTCGACCCGCGCTCGTTCACCTGGGGCGACGCGAAATGGCCCGGGCTCAAGATGCATGGCCAGGTCCTGTACGAGCTGCACATCGGGACGTTCACGCCCGAAGGGACCTGGGTGGCGGCCGCGCGCGAACTGGACTTCCTGAAGGACCTGGGCGTGACCTGCGTCGAGGTGATGCCCGTCGCCGAATTCCCCGGGCAATTCGGCTGGGGATACGACGGCGTCGATCTGTTCGCGCCTTATCATTGCTACGGCTCGCCCGACGACTTCCGGCGCTTCGTCGACGCGGCCCACGCGGTCGGCCTGGGCGTGGTCCTCGACGTGGTCTACAACCACCTGGGGCCCGACGGCGCCTATCATCGCTCGTTCTCGGACGACTATTACCACACGGCCCGGGACAAGACCGAGTGGGGGGATTCGCTCAATTTCGACGGCGAGAACAGCGCGCCGGTCCGGGAGTTCTTCGTCGAAAACGCGGGGTACTGGATCGAGGAGTTCCATCTCGACGGCCTCCGCCTCGACGCGACCCAGGCCATGATCGACGAGTCGCCGCGGCACGTCCTGGCGGCCATCTCCGAGCACGCGAGGCGTAAAGCCGGGCGTCGGTCGATCATCCTGATGGCCGAGGACGACTCGCAGGAGACGGTCCGCATCCGGACCCCGGACGAAGGAGGCTACGGCCTCGACGCCCAGTGGAACGACGACTTCCACCACAGCGCCGTGGTCGCGCTGACGGGTCGTTCCGAGGCCTACTATTCCGACTTCCTGGGCACGCCGCAGGAGCTGATCTCGGCGGTGAAATGGGGCTTCCTGTTCCAGGGCCAGTACTTCGCCTGGCTGAAGAAGCCCCGGGGCAGCCTGACGTTCGGCCTCCCTTCGTCGGCGTTCATCACCTACCTCGAGAACCACGACCAGGTGTCGAACTCGGCGCGCGGTGATCGCCTGCGGACCCTGACGAGCCCTGCCCAGTACAAGGCGATGGCGGCCCTCTGGCTGCTTTCGCCGGGCACGCCGATGTTCTTCCAGGGCCAGGAATACGGGGCCGCCGCCCCCTTCCTCTACTTCGCCGACCACGTCGACGACCTGGCCGCGGCGGTTCACAAGGGCCGCAACGAGTTCCTCACGCAATTCCGCAGCATCGCGCACCCGGACCTCGCCGATTTCCTGCCGAATCCCGGCGAGGAGGCGACTTTCCTCGCCTCGAAGCTCGACCTGAGCGAACGGTCCCGGAACGTCGAACTTCTGGACTTCCATCGCGACCTGCTGACCCTTCGGCGCGTGGATCCGATTTTCCGTCAGCAGCGCGGGGACCTCCTGCACGGGGCCGTCATCGGTCCCGAAGCGTTCGTGCTCCGATACTTCGACCCTCAAGGCGGGCCCGACTGCCGGCTGGTGGTCGTCAATCTGGGGCGGGACCTGTTCCCGAACCCCACGTCGGAACCCCTCGTCGCGTCTCCCCGCGGGATGCGATGGAAGATCGTCTGGTACAGCGAACATCCACGCTACGGCGGCTGCGGCGCCCCTCCGTTCGAGAGCGACACGCACTGGCGGATCCCGGGGCGAGCCTCCCTGGTCCTCAAGCCCGTGCCGATCGAGAATCCCTGA
- a CDS encoding MFS transporter, which produces MDPASAETPPEARSHVGLLAFVCTLSMITYLDRACFSMALNPIAGELGLADASQLKWAITAFAIAYAAFEIPAGAMGDRLGAKVMLTRIVLWWSACTALTGLIGLPIGGVVTGGLGSLILLRFLFGAGEAGAYPNITRALHERLPARNWETAQGLVFMSGRLAGGLTPLLWAVLVGGTASSPPWITWRGAFLIFGAVGVVWAVAFRLGFRDRPSGRLDDAEPSRPRSHAAIPWMALITNRTLWALCIMYLSVNYAWAFNISYLPTYVEERFGIGAEDRIGAIYKGAPLWVGAVGCFLGGPAIHGLTRLIGDRRRARQVLGFSAFTLGAICWWAAIRSQDVHAFCILISLAAFMVDVTLGASWATCQDLGREHAALTAACMNTVGTLGNALAGWLTGTIVGGSIAAQAVARHVAPEALDAVDKRIAALSGYDAAFGTYVLAFVVAAVCWIFIHPSRPLVANDEAAFAPATA; this is translated from the coding sequence ATGGATCCGGCCTCCGCCGAGACGCCGCCGGAGGCCCGAAGCCACGTCGGGCTCCTGGCGTTCGTCTGCACCCTGTCGATGATCACGTATCTCGATCGGGCGTGCTTCAGCATGGCCCTCAACCCGATCGCCGGCGAGCTCGGCCTGGCCGACGCGTCGCAGCTCAAATGGGCGATCACGGCCTTCGCGATCGCGTACGCGGCCTTCGAGATCCCCGCCGGCGCGATGGGTGATCGACTCGGCGCGAAGGTCATGCTCACGAGGATCGTCCTCTGGTGGTCGGCCTGCACCGCACTGACCGGCCTGATCGGCTTGCCGATCGGCGGGGTCGTCACCGGGGGATTGGGCTCGCTGATCCTCCTGCGCTTCCTCTTCGGAGCCGGCGAGGCCGGGGCCTATCCCAATATCACGCGGGCGCTTCACGAACGTCTGCCGGCCCGGAATTGGGAGACCGCGCAAGGCCTGGTCTTCATGTCCGGGCGGCTGGCCGGCGGGCTGACCCCACTGCTCTGGGCGGTCCTCGTCGGCGGGACCGCGTCGTCTCCCCCGTGGATCACCTGGCGCGGCGCGTTCCTGATCTTCGGGGCCGTCGGCGTCGTCTGGGCCGTCGCCTTCAGGCTCGGGTTCCGCGACCGGCCTTCGGGCCGCCTGGACGACGCCGAGCCTTCTCGGCCGCGTTCGCACGCCGCCATACCGTGGATGGCGCTGATCACGAATCGGACGCTCTGGGCGCTGTGCATCATGTACCTGTCGGTGAACTACGCCTGGGCGTTCAACATCAGCTACCTGCCGACCTATGTCGAGGAACGCTTCGGGATCGGCGCGGAGGACCGGATCGGCGCGATCTACAAGGGGGCCCCGCTCTGGGTGGGGGCCGTCGGCTGCTTCCTCGGCGGGCCGGCGATCCACGGCCTGACACGCCTGATCGGCGACCGCCGCCGCGCACGGCAGGTCCTGGGGTTCTCGGCCTTCACGCTCGGCGCGATCTGCTGGTGGGCGGCCATCCGGAGCCAGGACGTCCACGCGTTCTGCATCCTGATCTCGCTGGCGGCGTTTATGGTCGACGTGACGCTGGGGGCGTCCTGGGCGACCTGCCAGGATCTGGGCCGCGAGCACGCCGCGCTGACGGCCGCCTGCATGAACACGGTGGGGACCCTGGGCAACGCCCTGGCCGGCTGGCTCACCGGCACGATCGTCGGCGGCTCGATCGCCGCGCAGGCCGTCGCACGGCACGTCGCGCCGGAGGCCCTCGACGCCGTCGACAAGCGGATCGCCGCGCTTTCCGGATACGACGCCGCCTTCGGCACCTACGTCCTGGCCTTCGTCGTGGCCGCCGTCTGCTGGATCTTCATCCATCCGAGTCGGCCGTTGGTCGCAAACGACGAGGCGGCGTTTGCCCCTGCGACCGCGTGA
- a CDS encoding succinylglutamate desuccinylase/aspartoacylase domain-containing protein has product MTRVVARPDKLDLDSPGRRDYWVALEHDSIWGDHLVPLTVWVGPEAVAGRGLVAFGSNHGNEYEGPVALKHLMRTIRTEDVIGRIIFVPVLNPSAFRAGTRESRPDDGVNLNRAFVEGAGTTPALAGITHRIAAFVRAWIWPRVHTVIDLHAGGDVARFALCANYHRVDDPALAREIEETARWFGTPCLMVYQNLTPGLLPSEAERLGKITVGTELGWGRAVNVDGVRYAKQGVLAAAIHQGQLRGEIEPIDHHRGGTQRIVEMVDRECFTVAPFDGHYEPLVECGTAVRRGQPVGLLHDFDHIDMEPWPAVAGVEGVVLAQAWAAMILRGQHIVVVARVAS; this is encoded by the coding sequence ATGACACGCGTCGTCGCCCGTCCCGACAAGCTGGACCTCGACTCTCCCGGCCGCCGCGACTACTGGGTCGCCCTGGAGCACGACAGCATCTGGGGCGACCACCTGGTCCCGCTGACCGTCTGGGTCGGTCCCGAGGCCGTCGCCGGCCGCGGGCTGGTCGCATTCGGGTCCAACCATGGCAATGAATACGAAGGTCCGGTCGCGTTGAAGCACCTGATGCGGACCATTCGCACCGAGGACGTGATCGGGCGGATCATCTTCGTCCCGGTGCTCAACCCCTCGGCCTTCCGGGCGGGCACGCGCGAGAGCCGGCCGGACGACGGCGTGAACCTGAACCGGGCGTTCGTCGAGGGGGCCGGGACGACGCCGGCCCTGGCGGGGATCACGCACCGAATCGCGGCGTTCGTCCGGGCCTGGATCTGGCCCCGGGTGCATACCGTGATCGACCTGCATGCGGGGGGCGACGTCGCCCGCTTCGCCCTCTGTGCGAACTATCATCGAGTCGACGACCCCGCGCTCGCCCGCGAGATCGAGGAGACCGCGCGCTGGTTCGGCACGCCTTGCCTCATGGTCTACCAGAACCTCACTCCGGGCCTCTTGCCGAGCGAGGCCGAGCGGCTCGGCAAGATCACCGTCGGCACCGAGCTGGGCTGGGGTCGCGCGGTGAACGTGGACGGGGTCCGCTACGCCAAGCAGGGCGTGCTCGCCGCGGCGATCCATCAGGGGCAGCTCCGCGGCGAGATCGAGCCGATCGACCACCATCGGGGCGGGACGCAGCGCATCGTGGAGATGGTCGACCGCGAGTGCTTCACCGTCGCGCCTTTCGACGGCCACTATGAGCCGCTGGTGGAATGCGGGACCGCCGTGCGACGCGGGCAACCGGTCGGCCTGCTCCACGACTTCGACCACATCGACATGGAGCCCTGGCCGGCGGTCGCCGGCGTCGAAGGCGTCGTGCTCGCCCAGGCGTGGGCCGCGATGATCCTGCGAGGCCAGCACATCGTCGTGGTGGCCCGCGTCGCATCCTGA
- a CDS encoding glycosyltransferase: protein MRAVETCPHHDAIAEGGPACRLVAEILGAEAAMAGPVGADACRACCAGPTPDARRPGPVVASLVARAADAALRAGGVPGCDLARAAEVKRWAGDQLLRFFAPTSLVAPPRSDASMRGRPSVAIVIPCHDYGRFLGEAIESVLAQTVRPDEILILDDDSCDDTREVAARYQSLGVAYRRVAFRSVYRTRRAGLAATRSEVLCFLDADDLLPDDFLEKGLPLFDRPEIGMVYPDQELFGEESGRKGFPAFDRGLLETRNYITATSLVRRRALEIADAFREPDVKDALEDWLVWRRVADAGWSGVKHPSALRYRRHPSDQPSLSAASRRRTYFDDAALQHADVTIVTPLAGRVGFWPDYRDWLATQTWPRERCQIFLVDSSGDARFGREVRGFLADCDYPATRYLALDWAEPGLADRPREHAADAVNLICARIYNRIAREVTTPFILIVEDDILPPPGVVEKLLRSMDERTAAVAAPYRSRFHEGYVAWDDEVRHYQGGEGVHPIAGCGFGCLLLRRTVLTGDTFQFGFSESRWFDHAFCRRLRRSGWTIKIDWSQECEHRHTSQIESS from the coding sequence ATGCGAGCGGTGGAGACGTGCCCGCACCACGACGCAATCGCGGAGGGCGGCCCGGCCTGCCGACTGGTGGCCGAGATCCTCGGTGCCGAAGCGGCGATGGCGGGCCCGGTGGGGGCCGACGCCTGCCGTGCCTGCTGCGCCGGGCCGACGCCCGACGCCCGCCGGCCGGGGCCGGTCGTGGCCTCGCTGGTCGCCCGCGCCGCTGACGCCGCCCTGCGGGCAGGGGGCGTCCCCGGCTGCGACCTCGCCCGCGCCGCCGAGGTCAAGCGCTGGGCCGGCGACCAGCTCCTGCGTTTCTTCGCCCCGACGTCACTGGTCGCCCCGCCCCGATCGGACGCTTCCATGCGCGGGCGACCGTCCGTCGCCATCGTCATCCCGTGCCACGATTACGGCCGATTCCTCGGCGAGGCGATCGAGAGCGTCCTGGCCCAGACGGTCCGACCCGACGAGATCCTGATTCTCGACGACGACAGCTGCGACGACACGCGCGAGGTGGCCGCCCGCTATCAATCGCTGGGGGTCGCCTATCGCCGAGTCGCGTTCCGGAGCGTCTATCGGACGCGACGGGCCGGCCTCGCGGCGACTCGATCGGAGGTCCTCTGCTTCCTGGACGCCGACGACCTCCTGCCCGACGACTTCCTGGAGAAGGGCCTGCCCCTCTTCGATCGTCCCGAAATCGGCATGGTGTACCCGGATCAGGAGTTGTTCGGCGAGGAATCGGGCCGGAAGGGGTTCCCGGCGTTCGATCGCGGCCTTCTGGAGACGCGCAACTACATTACGGCCACGTCCCTCGTCCGTCGCCGCGCCCTGGAGATCGCCGACGCCTTCCGCGAGCCCGACGTGAAAGACGCGCTCGAGGATTGGTTGGTCTGGCGAAGGGTCGCCGACGCCGGCTGGAGCGGGGTCAAACATCCCTCGGCATTGCGCTATCGGCGGCATCCGTCCGACCAGCCCTCCCTCTCCGCGGCGAGCCGCCGGCGGACCTATTTCGACGACGCCGCCTTGCAGCACGCCGACGTCACGATCGTCACCCCGCTGGCGGGGCGCGTCGGGTTCTGGCCCGATTATCGCGACTGGCTGGCCACCCAGACATGGCCGCGGGAGCGTTGCCAGATCTTCCTGGTCGATTCCTCGGGAGACGCCCGATTCGGCCGCGAGGTCCGCGGGTTCCTCGCCGACTGCGACTATCCCGCGACGCGGTACCTGGCCCTCGACTGGGCCGAGCCCGGCCTGGCGGACAGGCCTCGGGAACACGCCGCGGACGCCGTGAACTTGATCTGCGCCCGAATCTATAACCGGATCGCGCGGGAGGTGACGACCCCGTTCATCTTGATCGTCGAGGACGATATTCTCCCCCCGCCCGGCGTCGTCGAGAAGCTCCTTCGATCGATGGACGAGCGGACGGCGGCGGTCGCCGCCCCTTACCGTTCGCGGTTCCACGAGGGCTACGTCGCCTGGGACGACGAGGTTCGCCACTACCAGGGCGGCGAGGGGGTCCACCCCATCGCCGGCTGCGGGTTCGGCTGCCTGCTCCTCCGCCGGACCGTCCTGACCGGCGACACCTTCCAGTTCGGATTCAGCGAGAGCCGCTGGTTCGACCACGCCTTCTGCCGACGACTCCGACGCTCCGGCTGGACGATCAAGATCGACTGGTCGCAAGAGTGCGAACACAGGCATACGTCGCAGATCGAATCTTCCTGA
- a CDS encoding DUF1552 domain-containing protein: protein MALPWLESLPAWGAASASGEAVAAVPKRFAALFMGCGVNPDQWWAKGAGTSMELGRCLEPLTPLRSKINVVDGLFNKHALGVGIHPGQTGNILSGVALQKGAELKGGVSVDQLLASHLGDETVQPSMVLGCEQPITGYHETNFSMAYSSHISWQSATSPVPMEVYPSLAFDALFENRGSRRNQSILDRVREEAAGLSRRVGAGDRAKLDEYLTSVREVERRVTPMRKEKEAGDARASDHGRAPLTMPRPENGLPEDVRDHMRLMCDLVALGFQTDKTRVATLLLCRDISGLFYPFLNVSTAHHGASHDDKSEAYERVTRFYVSQFAYLASRLDAMPEGEGTVLDNTCLLFTNSLWSGTKHDASKVPVLLAGGLGGTLRTGRVLAYGDHGDDRRKLCSLYLGIMDRMGVRLDRFGDAEERLADF, encoded by the coding sequence ATGGCCCTGCCCTGGCTGGAGTCGCTCCCCGCCTGGGGCGCGGCCTCGGCCTCCGGCGAAGCCGTCGCCGCGGTGCCCAAACGTTTCGCGGCCCTCTTCATGGGCTGCGGCGTCAACCCGGACCAGTGGTGGGCCAAGGGGGCGGGCACCTCCATGGAACTGGGCCGCTGCCTCGAGCCGCTGACGCCGCTGCGGTCGAAGATCAACGTGGTCGACGGCCTCTTCAACAAGCATGCGCTGGGCGTCGGCATCCATCCCGGCCAGACCGGCAACATCCTCTCGGGGGTGGCGCTTCAGAAAGGGGCCGAACTGAAGGGCGGCGTCAGCGTCGACCAGCTGCTCGCCTCGCACCTGGGCGACGAGACGGTCCAGCCCAGCATGGTCCTGGGCTGCGAGCAGCCGATCACGGGCTACCACGAGACGAACTTCTCGATGGCCTACAGCTCGCACATCTCCTGGCAGAGCGCCACGTCGCCGGTGCCGATGGAGGTCTACCCGTCGCTGGCGTTCGACGCCCTGTTCGAGAACCGCGGCAGCCGACGCAACCAGAGCATCCTGGACCGGGTCCGCGAAGAGGCCGCGGGGCTGAGCCGACGTGTCGGGGCCGGCGACCGCGCGAAGCTCGACGAATACCTGACGAGCGTCCGCGAGGTCGAGCGCCGGGTGACGCCGATGCGGAAAGAGAAGGAGGCCGGCGACGCCCGCGCCTCCGATCATGGACGGGCGCCGCTGACGATGCCCCGGCCCGAGAACGGCCTTCCCGAGGACGTCCGCGATCACATGCGGCTGATGTGCGACCTCGTCGCGCTCGGGTTCCAGACCGACAAGACCCGCGTCGCGACCCTCCTGCTCTGCCGCGACATCTCGGGCCTCTTCTACCCCTTCCTGAACGTCAGCACCGCGCATCACGGGGCCTCGCACGACGACAAGTCGGAGGCCTACGAGCGCGTGACGCGGTTCTACGTGAGCCAGTTCGCCTACCTCGCCTCCCGGCTCGACGCCATGCCCGAGGGCGAGGGGACGGTGCTCGACAACACCTGCCTGCTGTTCACCAACAGCCTGTGGTCGGGCACCAAGCACGACGCCTCGAAGGTCCCCGTTCTCCTCGCCGGCGGCCTGGGCGGCACGCTCCGGACCGGCCGGGTCCTCGCCTACGGCGACCACGGCGACGACCGCCGCAAACTCTGCAGCCTGTATCTCGGCATCATGGATCGGATGGGCGTTCGCCTCGACCGATTCGGCGACGCCGAGGAGCGCCTGGCCGATTTCTGA